The Deinococcus sp. KNUC1210 nucleotide sequence CGTTCGTCCAGGTCAGCTGCGGCCAGCCGAGCCGCTCGGCAGTCGCCGCCCCCAGCGCCTGCGAGTCCCAGTCGGCTTCCTGCCCGCCCACCAGAATCAGCGACGCGCCCTCTGTCTGGGCGATCTGGGCGACCACCCTGCTCAGCGCCACCGCGTCCAGCCGCTCATCGGTTTCGACGTGTACGGCGCGGTCTGCACCCATCGCCAGCGCCGTTCGCAGGGCGTCCTCACTGCGCTTGGGGCCGATTGCCAGCGCGACCACTTCGGTGGCTGCGCCCGCCTCGCGCAGCCGCAGCGCCTCTTCCACACCGTATTCATCCATGCCGTCGATCACCAGCGTGGTGCCGTCCAGATCGACCGACGTGCCCGTCACCTTCACGCGGGCCTCGGCGTCCGGCACCTGCCGAACCAGAGTCAATATCTTCATGTGTCCTCCTGTTGCCTCAGCTTAGCTTATTGTACTGAGTATAATTTTAGCAGTTGATGCCCTGCCGGGCAAGGTGGCGGCGTTTTTCTTCATAGTTGAGATGGTGTGAGGGTTCTGACGCGCCGCACTCACAAAGTTTGTAAAGTAGGACTGTGAAAAAACTGCTCCTGATCTCGATGTTTCTCGGCGCGACCTCTGCATGTTCGAGCGCGTCCGCTGCCAGTACCCTGCTCAGCAATCTGCCGTCGGGGGCACTCGCCACCTTCGAGACCAACCACATGAGCGCGGCCATCGACCGGGCAAACGGCCTGCTGAACAGCGCCCTGAAAGTCATGGGCGGCAAGAATGCCCAGATGGACGAGATGAACGACATGCTCTCGCTGGTGATGCCTGCCCTGAAAGGTTCGGTGGGCACCGAGGGCGTGCTGGGCGTGTTCGCCGTCTCCGGCAAGCACGGCACCTTCGAACCGGGTGTGCTGGCAGTCACGCGCCTGAACGCCGATGCGCGGGCGCTGCTGAAGAGCACCATGCCCACCACCAAGAAGCCAGCACGGGTCGGGGCGTACACCTTCGTTCGCAGCGACGACATGTTCGTGGGGATGTCGCAGAATCTGGCCTACGCAGCGAGCGACAAAAACCTGCTGATGAGCTACCTGGGACGGCTGAGCGGCAAGGCGGCTCCCCGGCTGGAGAAAGCGCCCGCCTACGCCGTTCCGATGAATGCCGTCGGCACACAGGAACTGCGGGCGTATTTCAATTTCTCGGCCATCGCCAAGGTGGTCCGCAGCCAGCTCGCCACCGTCGGCTTCCCGCGTCTGGTGGCTCCGGTGGTCGATGCCATCGACACGCTCGGACAGGTGGGCGCGGGCATCAGCACCAATGCGGCGGGGCTGAGCGGCACCAGCGCCCTGGCTGCCAATGCAGGCGGCGCAGACAAGTCGCTGTACAGCATCCTGACGCACAACACCGAGGCATTTAACGTGCAGAGCGTCATTCCGGCCAACGCCGAGAGCGTGACGGT carries:
- a CDS encoding electron transfer flavoprotein subunit beta/FixA family protein; this encodes MKILTLVRQVPDAEARVKVTGTSVDLDGTTLVIDGMDEYGVEEALRLREAGAATEVVALAIGPKRSEDALRTALAMGADRAVHVETDERLDAVALSRVVAQIAQTEGASLILVGGQEADWDSQALGAATAERLGWPQLTWTNELKVEGDTVTGRHDVDEGNESFSAPLPAVVTTQQGLNDPRYPTLPNIMKAKKKELRKDSLDQYGVQASVRYLNAEIQSRARMNRMIDGKDAQAAAAELLNLLRNEAKVLA